In Sphingomonas sp. SUN019, the genomic window GCTGCCGGGCGATCATTTTCTCGATCGCGACGCCGTCCTGACGGCCGCCTACCTCCTGCGCGGCATCGCGGCGCATAGCCCGCGGCGGGGGCTGGCCGCATTACCGATTGTTCAGGACGCGCAGAGACGCCGGCAAAGCGCGGGGGCCTAACACACCGTCATCGCGAAGGAAGATGTGATGACGAAGCGGTTCACGGCACTGGCGGCGCTCTCGCTCCTCATGACGGCGAACCCGGCGTTCGCCGACAACCCAGCGCCACACCAGCCGCAGGGATTGTGGATCAATCCGCACGGCAACGTCATCGTCCGGACCGGCGCGTGTGGCGACAAGCTGTGCGGCTGGATCGCGTGGGCCAATCAGGAAGCGCGGTCGGATGCACGGGACGGCGGCGTCACCCAGTTGCTCGGCACCAAATTGCTCGAGGACTATGGCGCCACCGGGGCGACGTCCTGGAAGGGCGTCGTGTTCGTGCCCGACATGGGCAGGCGATTTTCGTCGCGGATCGACGAGCTTTCGCCGACGCGGCTTGGAATCAAGGGCTGCATCCTGGGCGGGCTGATCTGCAAATCGCAAATCTGGAACCGCATCGAACGGCTTCCCGATGCGTGACTTGGGTCCGACCCTCACCCGTCACCGCAAGCTGATCGGCGTGGCCGTCGTCTTGTTGCTGATCGCGCTCGGGTTCACCGCGCTCGAACATTTGACCAGCGAAATCCACTTCAGCGACGTTCGCGCCGCGGTGCATGCGTTGCCCGCGGACCGCCTCGCGCTGGCCCTGCTGTTCACCGTCGGCAGCTACGTGGCGCTGACGTTCTACGATGTGCTGGCGCTGCGGGTTATCGGTCGCCCGCTGCCCTGGCGCACCGCGGCGCTGGCGTCATTCACCAGCTACACGCTCAGCCACAATCTTGGCCTGTCGCTGCTCACCGGCGGCTCGGCGCGCTACCGTGTCTATACCGCGGCGGGCCTCGACGGCGCGGATGTCGCGCGGGTGGTCGCCATCGCTGGCGGCGCATTCTGGGCGGGCGTCGTGACCGTGACGGGTATCGCCCTGCTGTCTCACGACGGGGCCGTCACGGTCGCCGGCCTGACGCTTGGCCAGGGCATGATCCGTTTCCTGGGCTGGTCGATCGTCGTGCTCGCCGCGTTGCTGGTCACGGCCTGCGGGGCGAT contains:
- a CDS encoding DUF2147 domain-containing protein; translation: MTKRFTALAALSLLMTANPAFADNPAPHQPQGLWINPHGNVIVRTGACGDKLCGWIAWANQEARSDARDGGVTQLLGTKLLEDYGATGATSWKGVVFVPDMGRRFSSRIDELSPTRLGIKGCILGGLICKSQIWNRIERLPDA